From one Coleofasciculus sp. FACHB-1120 genomic stretch:
- a CDS encoding o-succinylbenzoate synthase, giving the protein MQYRFEFRPYRRRFVRSLSTSHGNWDIRDGIILRLTDENGQVGWGEIAPLSWFGSETLEQALSFCRQLPEEITDEMIFSIPSALPACQFGFESAWEDTCRVKSQLYEPNLPEFSFEQSEGQFSNLSNLFVETQSFASLQSAKADFVCVAANSFAKSISYSGLLPAGEAALSQWQTLWNQGYRTFKWKIGVYPIANELEIFQQLIQTLPASAKLRLDANGGLSYEEANLWLWTCDNVKAEELPVEIEFLEQPLSVAQFQGMAELSMCYATAIALDESVATIDQMEAAYHEGWRGIFVIKPCIAGSSSRLRQFCQQHEIDAVFSSVFETAIGRQAALKLAAELSRHNRAVGFGINHWFDEDEEI; this is encoded by the coding sequence ATGCAATATCGGTTTGAGTTTCGTCCTTACCGGCGGAGGTTTGTGCGATCGCTCTCTACCAGTCACGGCAACTGGGACATTCGAGACGGCATCATCCTCCGCCTCACTGATGAGAACGGGCAAGTCGGCTGGGGCGAAATCGCCCCCCTGAGCTGGTTTGGTTCCGAAACCTTAGAGCAAGCCCTGTCATTTTGTCGCCAGCTGCCGGAGGAAATTACCGATGAGATGATTTTCTCCATCCCATCTGCCCTTCCCGCCTGTCAATTTGGCTTCGAGTCCGCTTGGGAAGATACCTGCCGAGTAAAGTCGCAGCTATACGAACCAAACCTGCCAGAATTTAGCTTTGAGCAAAGCGAAGGGCAATTTTCAAATCTATCAAATCTATTTGTAGAGACGCAAAGTTTCGCATCTCTACAGTCTGCGAAGGCGGACTTCGTTTGTGTAGCCGCGAATTCATTCGCCAAGTCTATTTCCTACAGCGGCTTATTACCTGCTGGCGAAGCTGCCTTAAGCCAATGGCAGACGCTTTGGAACCAGGGATATCGCACCTTCAAATGGAAAATTGGCGTTTATCCAATTGCCAACGAACTAGAAATTTTCCAACAACTTATCCAAACACTGCCAGCATCGGCAAAACTGCGCTTGGATGCGAATGGAGGACTCAGTTACGAGGAAGCAAACCTGTGGCTGTGGACTTGCGACAATGTTAAGGCGGAGGAATTACCTGTAGAAATTGAATTTCTCGAACAACCGCTGTCTGTGGCTCAATTTCAGGGGATGGCGGAATTAAGTATGTGCTACGCCACTGCGATCGCCTTAGATGAATCCGTGGCTACAATTGACCAGATGGAAGCTGCGTACCATGAGGGTTGGCGGGGAATTTTTGTGATTAAGCCGTGCATCGCCGGTTCCTCATCCCGTTTGCGCCAATTTTGCCAACAACATGAAATTGATGCCGTCTTCTCCTCCGTCTTTGAAACCGCGATTGGTAGACAGGCAGCATTAAAGCTAGCAGCA
- a CDS encoding SPOR domain-containing protein — MSQGHSVESSTRPSPAQSINPALQAALGSLDVQLEEELSRYRRERGGRGTSPAPRMNHDRVRNKPIDLISVTATGGRNQSPTPPPPPPSPAAPPPAAPPPPPPASVPPQAANLEGKGVETTIQNQNQNQTWYTPPGPASSFDLSAPSAELATLTTPPQEPDWHPEPAANPPEFVNPTATHVPPNDYLESSEQLLRSLVEEEASTPRRSERSFLDSLLTPLGVGSMLLLLFSTATLGYLVTNPGSLSFLGFDRFGESETPTVTQNPTATTPTATTPTTNAPAAGAAPSGPNLATDEFVDVNLDTLSTLPSSSPPPRSNVAGLPKTQVAVPTISPLPSSPTPGNSSAGQSGSVPLPGLPPAATVPLTPASPLPGLPQRLRSGQPSVQPSVKPSPTAAATPAPNPEGFYYVFVKYNGESSLQQARKVVPDAYLSPEGTQIYLGAFKKESQAQTLVKELQTQGISAAVDQP, encoded by the coding sequence ATGAGTCAAGGTCATTCGGTTGAGTCTTCTACCCGCCCCTCCCCCGCCCAGTCCATCAACCCAGCCTTGCAGGCAGCTCTGGGCAGTCTCGACGTACAGCTAGAAGAAGAATTATCTCGATACCGACGCGAACGAGGGGGACGTGGGACGTCGCCTGCCCCTCGCATGAATCACGATCGGGTTCGCAACAAACCTATCGATTTAATTTCTGTGACGGCTACAGGTGGCAGGAATCAATCGCCCACCCCACCGCCACCACCCCCGTCGCCAGCTGCCCCACCACCAGCTGCCCCACCACCCCCGCCGCCAGCCAGCGTTCCACCACAGGCAGCCAATCTGGAAGGCAAAGGAGTTGAGACAACCATCCAGAATCAAAACCAGAATCAAACATGGTATACACCGCCCGGACCTGCGTCATCTTTTGACTTATCGGCTCCCTCGGCGGAACTAGCAACCCTCACCACGCCGCCCCAGGAGCCAGATTGGCATCCAGAACCCGCAGCAAATCCACCGGAGTTCGTTAATCCAACTGCAACCCACGTCCCTCCAAATGACTATCTGGAATCTTCCGAACAACTTCTGCGAAGTTTGGTGGAAGAAGAGGCGTCAACGCCTCGTCGCTCAGAACGCAGTTTTCTGGATAGCCTGCTGACTCCCCTAGGGGTTGGTTCCATGTTGTTGTTGCTATTTTCAACTGCCACCTTAGGCTATTTGGTGACGAATCCGGGCAGCCTCAGTTTTCTGGGTTTTGATCGCTTCGGGGAGTCAGAGACGCCCACTGTTACTCAAAATCCAACTGCAACAACTCCAACTGCAACAACTCCAACCACCAATGCCCCAGCAGCCGGAGCTGCGCCAAGCGGTCCAAACCTGGCGACTGACGAATTTGTGGACGTAAATTTGGATACCCTAAGCACTTTGCCATCTTCCAGTCCACCTCCAAGATCCAATGTGGCAGGCTTACCCAAAACCCAAGTAGCGGTGCCAACAATTTCCCCGTTACCCAGTTCACCTACCCCCGGCAACTCCTCGGCTGGGCAATCTGGCTCGGTGCCGCTCCCAGGTCTGCCGCCAGCGGCGACAGTGCCCCTTACACCCGCCAGCCCTCTGCCAGGATTGCCACAACGGCTCCGCTCTGGACAACCGAGCGTACAACCGAGTGTGAAACCCTCCCCGACTGCTGCGGCAACTCCTGCGCCGAATCCAGAGGGCTTCTACTATGTGTTTGTAAAATACAATGGCGAAAGCTCCTTGCAACAGGCGCGAAAGGTGGTTCCCGATGCCTATTTATCACCAGAAGGCACTCAAATTTATCTCGGTGCGTTTAAGAAAGAGTCTCAGGCTCAAACATTAGTCAAAGAGCTTCAGACACAGGGGATTTCTGCGGCGGTCGATCAGCCTTAA
- a CDS encoding isochorismate synthase, with amino-acid sequence MLVTPSLKNLFLDTHELHQFLLAFKQTAVQKEQTQILSISQEIPAVDPLVVLQAIARPDQLHFYFEKPAQGEAIAAIDTAAALTLESPNRFDKSQEFIQSCLANTTSIGELTLPFSGAHFFCAFTFFNKNLESDSPFPSATVFLPRWQISLKNQTAVVVANIPIDTEINVQNLTESLWRTFQAIRVTGLERFHSASFLDIAIDARKLFKKHDVADVNHFKSSVVKALSSIHAEKIHKIVLAHALDVISPIPFQLIPSVNHLRTRNPDCNIFSTSNGKGQSFIGASPERLISIHNHELVTDALAGSAPRGKIASEDAELANRLLTSEKERREHRVVIDFIRDRLFQLGLNPQVLSQPQLLKLLNIQHLWTPIQAKIPAGVHPLEILAELHPTPAVAGVPSESAQKEICRYETFNRSLYAAPLGWIDRQGNSEFVVGIRSALIDGCRARLYAGAGIVAGSDPDKELAEIQLKLQALLKALV; translated from the coding sequence ATGCTAGTCACACCCTCTCTTAAAAATCTTTTTCTAGACACTCACGAACTGCATCAGTTTCTTTTAGCCTTTAAGCAGACCGCCGTACAAAAAGAACAGACACAGATCCTGAGTATTTCTCAAGAAATTCCAGCAGTCGATCCGTTGGTTGTCCTTCAGGCGATCGCGAGACCCGACCAATTACACTTTTACTTTGAAAAACCAGCACAAGGAGAAGCGATCGCAGCCATCGACACCGCAGCGGCGCTAACACTAGAAAGCCCCAATCGGTTTGACAAATCCCAGGAGTTTATTCAATCTTGCCTTGCCAATACCACGAGTATTGGCGAACTTACTCTACCTTTTTCGGGCGCTCATTTTTTCTGTGCTTTTACATTTTTTAATAAAAATCTAGAATCGGATTCTCCTTTTCCTTCCGCCACCGTATTCCTACCCCGATGGCAAATTTCACTAAAAAATCAGACTGCGGTAGTCGTCGCAAATATTCCAATTGATACCGAAATCAATGTTCAAAATTTAACTGAAAGCTTATGGCGTACATTTCAGGCAATCAGAGTTACTGGTTTAGAAAGGTTTCATAGTGCATCTTTTCTCGATATTGCAATTGATGCCAGAAAACTATTTAAGAAACACGATGTTGCAGATGTAAACCATTTTAAATCATCGGTGGTTAAGGCTTTATCATCAATTCATGCAGAAAAAATTCATAAAATTGTTTTGGCTCATGCCCTTGATGTTATCTCTCCCATTCCTTTCCAGTTAATTCCCTCCGTCAATCATTTACGAACTCGCAATCCTGATTGCAATATTTTTTCCACCAGTAACGGCAAGGGACAAAGTTTTATTGGTGCAAGTCCCGAACGTTTAATTAGTATTCATAACCATGAATTAGTAACGGACGCTCTGGCAGGTTCAGCACCCAGAGGGAAAATAGCCAGTGAAGATGCGGAATTAGCGAATCGGTTACTAACCAGTGAAAAAGAAAGACGCGAACATCGAGTAGTCATTGATTTCATTCGCGATCGCCTCTTCCAGCTAGGTTTAAATCCTCAAGTATTGTCCCAACCACAGCTATTGAAACTCTTAAATATTCAGCATTTATGGACACCCATTCAGGCGAAAATACCGGCAGGCGTTCATCCCTTAGAAATCCTGGCTGAACTCCATCCAACACCAGCCGTTGCTGGCGTCCCCAGTGAGAGTGCCCAGAAAGAAATTTGCCGCTATGAAACCTTCAATAGGTCATTATATGCCGCGCCGCTCGGTTGGATAGATCGCCAAGGAAACAGTGAATTTGTTGTGGGAATTCGCTCAGCACTCATAGATGGCTGTCGTGCCAGACTCTACGCCGGTGCCGGTATCGTTGCTGGTTCCGATCCAGACAAAGAATTAGCAGAAATTCAACTTAAACTCCAGGCACTTCTAAAAGCCTTAGTCTAG
- the menD gene encoding 2-succinyl-5-enolpyruvyl-6-hydroxy-3-cyclohexene-1-carboxylic-acid synthase, whose protein sequence is MPVDFRNTNSLWASILTETLKRLGLTTAVICPGSRSTPLTVAFAQTDEIEAIPVLDERSAAFLALGIAKKSGLPVALVCTSGTAGANFYPAVIEARESRIPLLVLTADRPPELRDCHSGQTIDQVKLFGNYPNWQAELALPSLEMGMLGYLRQTVMYAWERTLFPTPGSVHLNIPFRDPLAPIPDGAVEMRNGASLLEEDFFANCQPLGATFNLQPTTFNTLQEWMECDKGIIIAGTAQPKIPEEYAIAIAHLSKSLKWPVLAEALSPLRNYRQLNPYLISTYDLILRNQQLAQKLTPEMVIQIGELPTSKELRNWLEKTQPRRWVIDPSHHNLDPLHGKTTHLRISVEQLSQTYPNELVETQAIASYLSSWCEAESKVRKAIDLTMATIDVLFEGKAAWLLSKTLPPGTPLFISNSMPVRDVEFFWAPNNFGIQPFFNRGANGIDGTLSTALGIAHRNQSAVMLTGDLALLHDTNGFLLRNKFIGHLTIILINNNGGGIFEMLPISKFNPPFEEFFVTPQDINFAQLCATYNVEHELITSWEHLKQRLNPLPSQGIRVLELPTNRKVDAKWRKENLGKFAADIL, encoded by the coding sequence ATGCCTGTTGATTTTCGTAACACCAACTCCCTTTGGGCTTCAATCCTAACCGAAACCTTAAAACGACTAGGATTAACCACAGCCGTTATTTGTCCGGGTTCTCGTTCAACACCTCTTACGGTTGCTTTCGCTCAAACTGATGAGATAGAAGCCATTCCTGTTTTGGACGAACGATCCGCTGCATTTTTGGCATTAGGAATTGCGAAAAAATCTGGATTGCCGGTGGCATTAGTTTGCACTTCTGGAACTGCCGGGGCAAATTTTTACCCAGCCGTAATTGAAGCCAGGGAAAGTCGAATCCCGCTTTTAGTTTTAACCGCCGATCGCCCCCCAGAATTGCGAGATTGTCATTCTGGACAGACGATCGATCAGGTGAAATTATTTGGCAATTATCCCAACTGGCAAGCTGAGTTAGCGTTGCCTTCTCTAGAGATGGGAATGCTGGGTTATCTGCGGCAGACAGTGATGTATGCGTGGGAAAGAACGCTCTTTCCAACTCCAGGCTCCGTTCATCTTAACATCCCCTTCCGCGACCCTCTCGCCCCAATTCCTGACGGTGCTGTAGAGATGCGAAATGGTGCGTCTCTACTAGAAGAAGATTTCTTTGCAAATTGTCAGCCATTAGGAGCAACTTTCAACCTGCAACCTACCACTTTCAACACCCTACAGGAGTGGATGGAATGTGATAAAGGAATTATTATCGCTGGGACTGCACAACCGAAAATACCGGAAGAGTATGCGATCGCGATCGCGCACCTCTCCAAATCTTTAAAATGGCCTGTATTAGCTGAGGCGCTATCTCCGTTAAGGAACTATCGTCAACTGAACCCTTATCTAATTTCTACCTATGACTTAATCCTGCGTAATCAGCAGTTGGCGCAAAAACTAACACCAGAAATGGTCATTCAAATCGGTGAATTACCCACGAGTAAAGAACTGCGAAACTGGCTAGAGAAAACTCAACCGCGCCGATGGGTAATTGACCCCAGCCACCACAATTTAGATCCCTTGCACGGCAAGACAACCCACCTGCGAATCTCTGTAGAACAGCTATCTCAAACCTACCCAAATGAACTTGTAGAAACGCAAGCGATCGCGTCTTATCTCAGCAGTTGGTGTGAAGCCGAATCAAAGGTGAGGAAAGCCATCGACCTAACGATGGCAACAATAGACGTACTTTTTGAAGGAAAAGCCGCTTGGTTACTTTCCAAGACGCTACCACCGGGCACTCCTCTGTTTATTTCTAATAGTATGCCGGTGCGAGATGTAGAGTTTTTCTGGGCACCCAACAATTTTGGAATTCAGCCCTTTTTTAATCGAGGCGCAAATGGCATTGATGGCACCTTATCAACTGCTTTGGGAATTGCACATCGCAATCAAAGCGCTGTGATGCTGACGGGTGACTTAGCTTTATTGCACGATACTAACGGCTTTCTACTGAGAAATAAATTTATAGGACATTTGACCATAATTTTGATTAACAACAATGGCGGCGGTATCTTTGAAATGTTGCCGATTTCCAAATTTAACCCACCCTTTGAAGAATTTTTTGTCACCCCACAGGATATAAATTTTGCTCAGCTTTGTGCTACTTACAATGTAGAGCATGAATTGATTACATCCTGGGAACACCTGAAGCAACGATTAAATCCATTGCCATCTCAAGGAATCCGGGTTCTGGAGTTGCCAACCAATCGCAAGGTAGATGCCAAGTGGCGCAAGGAGAATTTAGGAAAATTTGCAGCGGATATCCTGTGA
- the menB gene encoding 1,4-dihydroxy-2-naphthoyl-CoA synthase, which produces MQINWQTAKTYEDILYHKGDGIAKITINRPHKRNAFRPKTVFELYNAFCDVREDTSIGVVLFTGAGPHTDGKYAFCSGGDQSVRGQAGYVDDEGIPRLNVLDLQRLIRSMPKVVIALVAGYAIGGGHVLHLICDLTIAAENAIFGQTGPKVGSFDGGFGASYLARIVGQKKAREIWFLCRQYSAQQALEMGLVNCVVPVEQLEQEGIQWANEILEKSPIAIRCLKAAFNADCDGQAGLQELAGNATLLYYMTEEGAEGKQAFLEKRPPDFRQYPWLP; this is translated from the coding sequence ATGCAAATCAACTGGCAAACTGCCAAAACCTACGAAGACATCCTCTATCACAAAGGCGACGGCATCGCCAAAATTACGATTAATCGCCCGCACAAACGCAACGCTTTCCGTCCCAAAACCGTCTTTGAACTTTACAACGCTTTCTGTGATGTTCGTGAAGATACCAGTATTGGCGTCGTATTATTTACTGGCGCTGGTCCTCACACCGATGGTAAATACGCCTTTTGTTCTGGCGGCGATCAAAGTGTGCGGGGACAAGCTGGGTATGTAGACGATGAGGGCATCCCCCGCCTAAATGTCCTAGATTTGCAACGCCTAATTCGTTCCATGCCCAAAGTCGTGATTGCGCTTGTGGCAGGTTATGCCATCGGTGGCGGACACGTTCTGCACCTGATTTGTGACCTCACTATTGCCGCAGAGAATGCTATTTTCGGGCAAACTGGCCCTAAAGTCGGCAGCTTCGACGGGGGATTTGGTGCCAGCTATCTTGCCCGGATTGTTGGGCAAAAAAAGGCGCGAGAAATTTGGTTTCTCTGCCGCCAGTACAGCGCACAGCAAGCACTAGAAATGGGCTTAGTGAATTGCGTCGTGCCTGTAGAACAGCTGGAACAAGAAGGCATCCAGTGGGCTAATGAAATTTTAGAAAAAAGCCCGATTGCCATCCGGTGTCTAAAAGCTGCTTTCAACGCCGATTGCGATGGACAAGCTGGTTTGCAAGAACTCGCCGGTAACGCCACCTTGCTTTATTACATGACTGAGGAAGGAGCCGAAGGCAAGCAGGCATTTTTGGAAAAACGTCCACCCGATTTCCGTCAATACCCTTGGCTACCTTAG
- the menA gene encoding 2-carboxy-1,4-naphthoquinone phytyltransferase, with protein MDTKLINHPNSGGANISDTGLWMAAIKPPMYSVAIIPIWVGTSVAFAETQVLQGAIFSTFLMSAILIIAWLNLSNDVFDSETGIDKNKAHSLVNLTGNKSLIFWLANLFLGVGVLGILAIAWWQQDLTVIGLVLLSCALGYSYQGPPFRLGYQGLGEIICFICFGPLAVAAAYYSQTGTWSMTSLAASIIVGIATSLILFCSHFHQVADDLAAGKRSPIVRLGTKTGSQLLSWFSGSIYALTGLFVVLQIFPVWTLLSFASLPFAIKLCRHVHQYHDQPQKVSNSKFIAVALHFWSGLLLGLGFVLPL; from the coding sequence ATGGATACGAAATTGATTAATCATCCCAACAGTGGAGGGGCAAACATCAGCGACACCGGGCTTTGGATGGCAGCGATTAAGCCGCCCATGTACAGCGTTGCTATTATTCCAATTTGGGTGGGAACATCTGTTGCTTTTGCTGAAACTCAAGTGCTTCAGGGAGCAATATTTTCTACATTTTTAATGTCAGCAATTTTGATTATTGCATGGCTGAATCTCAGCAATGATGTGTTTGATTCGGAGACGGGTATTGATAAGAACAAAGCCCACTCTCTAGTTAACTTAACAGGTAACAAATCTTTAATTTTTTGGCTGGCAAATCTATTTTTAGGGGTTGGTGTACTGGGAATCTTAGCGATCGCATGGTGGCAACAAGACCTCACAGTCATCGGATTGGTACTCCTGAGCTGTGCATTGGGCTACAGCTATCAGGGGCCTCCCTTTCGCTTAGGCTATCAGGGTTTGGGGGAAATTATCTGCTTTATTTGCTTTGGCCCCCTAGCAGTGGCGGCAGCTTATTATAGTCAAACCGGCACCTGGTCGATGACCAGCCTCGCAGCGTCTATTATTGTAGGGATTGCCACGAGTTTAATTTTGTTTTGCTCTCATTTTCACCAGGTTGCGGACGATTTGGCAGCCGGGAAGCGATCGCCTATTGTCCGATTGGGCACTAAAACAGGATCGCAGCTGCTGTCTTGGTTTAGCGGCAGCATTTATGCGCTAACCGGGCTATTTGTCGTTTTGCAAATTTTCCCCGTTTGGACGTTGCTAAGCTTTGCGAGTTTGCCTTTCGCCATCAAATTATGCCGCCACGTCCATCAGTATCACGATCAACCGCAGAAGGTCAGTAACAGCAAATTCATCGCAGTAGCCCTACATTTTTGGAGTGGACTGCTGTTGGGATTGGGATTTGTACTGCCGTTATAG
- a CDS encoding DciA family protein, with protein sequence MSFKSLHHILGSIENQAAWQAGQEFQRLLQCWPSVVGVAVQAQTRPISISRGVLSVATSSAAWAQTLTFERQRILQKLNAHLGSNLVDIRFSTAQWQKKSGSSRSGYAQEQLLAWQEHPSRVAEGTSSPSLSQKTKPKEPHEAFQRWAEGVRERSQHSPLCPQCQCPTPPGELQRWAVCALCAIRQWKG encoded by the coding sequence ATGTCTTTTAAATCTCTTCATCATATCTTAGGGTCTATCGAAAATCAGGCGGCGTGGCAGGCTGGTCAAGAATTTCAGCGGTTACTTCAGTGTTGGCCTTCGGTGGTGGGAGTGGCGGTACAAGCTCAGACGCGACCGATTTCCATATCGAGAGGCGTTTTGTCGGTTGCTACATCCAGCGCTGCTTGGGCACAAACGCTGACTTTTGAGCGTCAGCGGATCTTGCAAAAGTTGAATGCCCATCTAGGTAGCAATTTGGTTGATATTCGCTTTTCGACGGCTCAGTGGCAGAAGAAGTCTGGTTCGAGTCGTTCCGGGTATGCACAGGAACAATTGTTGGCGTGGCAAGAGCATCCTAGTCGAGTTGCTGAGGGAACCTCTTCACCGTCGTTGAGCCAGAAGACGAAACCGAAAGAACCCCACGAAGCTTTTCAACGCTGGGCGGAGGGAGTGCGAGAGCGATCGCAACATTCACCGCTTTGCCCCCAGTGCCAGTGTCCCACCCCTCCAGGAGAACTCCAACGCTGGGCTGTGTGTGCCCTGTGTGCGATCAGGCAATGGAAAGGCTAG
- a CDS encoding P-loop NTPase fold protein gives MGQTEKNSEVESENFNALSSDNALTNPKADRLGYATFARYLADSICKMSFPEGFVIAVYGSWGSGKSTLLNFLVHYLKEKPENEQPIIVPFNPWLFSGHEDITRSFIDQLQAVLSEFKSVPKGLKDRLADFGKLFAEIPIPYAPAGKVVEKIFDDKQKDTSDLKEEVEDTLLKQHPRIVVTIDDIDRLATDEIRQLFRVVKAIPNFTNVVYVLVCDKEIALKALAGTQGTTGEAYLEKLVQVPFELPIPNKILLRRLLFEKLNSVLSDTPTQLLDRNYWGNIYYQGIDHFITNTRDITRLTNTLSMTYPAVQGEVNSVDFIAVESLRVFCPTIYDKIRKNPKAFAGDINTTSFLSAKVGELKPLYNSWIAQLQDEDKEPVKRLLLSLFPKLSAIWGNSNYVAQQQLTWRRQLRVCSLEMFPVYFRLALPEGELSNTEMKAILALSDDAKEFGETLVELANQKRPEGTTQVRTFLEQLEDYTEKEIPLNSIPSIVQALFDVGDRLLRPEDEPCGMFDFGNDIRIERIISQMLRRLEEPARFEVLKQAMSKGKAVLTIVGKVVALGQQYGKFGASESNPEEERLVSAQHLDELEEVALNKVQNAVQQNSLLQTPGLAHILYYWREQTSEDEVKQWVEEAIKNDEGLINFFEKFFEKAFRKSESNVGQTTGYGFESNLLEPYVDLSLVINRLRNLLEKDCLTEEQKNAIAQFIEEYDRRQQEKDSDDPLE, from the coding sequence ATGGGACAGACTGAGAAGAATTCCGAAGTCGAATCTGAGAATTTTAATGCTTTATCGTCAGATAACGCTTTAACCAATCCGAAAGCAGATCGATTAGGATATGCGACCTTTGCAAGATATCTAGCAGACAGTATTTGCAAAATGAGCTTTCCGGAAGGCTTCGTGATTGCAGTCTACGGTTCCTGGGGTTCTGGCAAATCAACACTGTTGAATTTTTTAGTTCACTACCTAAAGGAAAAACCAGAGAACGAGCAACCAATTATCGTACCCTTTAATCCCTGGTTATTTTCCGGGCACGAAGATATCACAAGGAGCTTCATTGACCAATTACAGGCTGTTTTGAGTGAATTCAAATCTGTACCGAAGGGCTTAAAAGATCGACTAGCTGATTTTGGTAAACTGTTTGCTGAAATTCCTATTCCTTACGCTCCAGCAGGTAAGGTAGTAGAAAAAATATTTGACGATAAGCAAAAGGATACTTCCGACTTAAAAGAAGAAGTCGAAGACACACTGCTAAAGCAGCATCCGCGAATCGTGGTAACAATTGACGATATTGACAGGCTTGCCACTGACGAAATTAGACAGTTGTTTCGCGTTGTCAAAGCCATCCCAAATTTTACAAATGTTGTCTATGTCCTAGTCTGCGATAAAGAAATTGCCCTTAAAGCACTTGCAGGCACGCAGGGGACAACTGGAGAAGCCTATCTTGAAAAACTTGTTCAAGTTCCTTTTGAGCTACCGATTCCCAATAAAATTTTACTCCGCAGGCTACTTTTTGAAAAACTGAATAGCGTACTTTCTGACACCCCAACGCAGCTATTAGATAGAAATTATTGGGGCAATATTTACTATCAAGGGATAGACCACTTTATTACCAACACTCGCGATATTACTCGTTTGACCAACACCTTAAGCATGACGTACCCGGCAGTTCAAGGTGAAGTAAATTCAGTGGATTTCATTGCTGTTGAGTCGTTGCGAGTCTTTTGCCCAACGATATATGACAAAATTCGCAAAAATCCTAAAGCTTTTGCAGGAGACATCAATACCACCAGTTTTCTAAGCGCTAAAGTAGGCGAACTAAAACCCCTTTACAATTCTTGGATTGCCCAGCTTCAAGATGAGGATAAAGAGCCAGTCAAACGGCTGCTATTAAGCCTCTTTCCTAAGTTATCAGCCATTTGGGGTAATTCTAACTACGTAGCACAACAGCAGTTAACATGGCGCAGACAACTCCGGGTATGCAGCTTAGAAATGTTTCCAGTTTACTTCCGTCTGGCGTTACCAGAAGGTGAACTATCGAATACTGAGATGAAAGCTATCCTTGCTTTGTCAGACGATGCGAAGGAATTTGGAGAAACTCTTGTAGAACTCGCTAATCAAAAACGTCCTGAGGGTACGACGCAAGTTCGGACATTTTTGGAACAACTTGAAGATTACACTGAAAAAGAAATTCCTTTAAATAGCATTCCTTCAATTGTGCAAGCTTTATTTGATGTGGGCGATCGCCTTTTGCGTCCTGAAGACGAACCGTGCGGAATGTTTGATTTTGGAAATGATATCAGAATCGAGCGCATCATCTCACAGATGTTGCGTCGTCTTGAGGAACCAGCACGGTTTGAGGTGTTGAAACAGGCGATGTCAAAGGGTAAGGCAGTTTTAACAATTGTGGGCAAAGTAGTCGCCCTAGGTCAACAATACGGTAAGTTTGGAGCTAGTGAATCAAATCCAGAAGAAGAAAGACTTGTCAGCGCACAACACCTTGATGAGCTTGAAGAAGTTGCCTTAAATAAGGTGCAAAACGCTGTGCAGCAAAACTCCCTATTACAAACGCCAGGTTTAGCACATATCCTGTATTATTGGCGGGAGCAAACAAGCGAGGATGAAGTTAAACAGTGGGTTGAAGAGGCGATTAAAAACGACGAAGGGCTGATTAATTTTTTTGAGAAGTTTTTTGAGAAAGCATTTAGAAAATCTGAGTCTAATGTGGGTCAAACCACAGGCTACGGGTTTGAGTCGAATTTACTTGAACCCTACGTTGACCTATCTTTAGTGATTAACCGGCTTAGGAACCTTCTTGAAAAGGATTGTTTAACAGAAGAACAGAAAAATGCGATCGCTCAATTTATTGAAGAATATGACAGGAGACAGCAGGAGAAAGATTCTGACGATCCGTTAGAATGA